From Hyla sarda isolate aHylSar1 chromosome 5, aHylSar1.hap1, whole genome shotgun sequence, a single genomic window includes:
- the LOC130273277 gene encoding protein QNR-71-like isoform X2, which yields MLAAVVEGLVVLCLVSGIQGGKLFQDVMEFGRDPGSRGQSNHIDGWSPDTNSWDEKLYPAWKSDDARWENCWRDGKVKALLTSDSPALIGSNITFAVTLQFPRCQKENEDGDIVYERGCGNFSSSIPVQYVYNWTKWVDVCGEGNCSFANKFPDGKPFPHHPNLGQSNFIYIFSTQGQYYQQIGRPSAVLSINTTNITAGTQMIEVAVYRRGDQEHYPVAKASSIYVVTDQIPFHVNIFQENDKNSSDNIFIKDSPIEFNIQIHDPSHYLNKSKLTFDWDYGDGSGSFASKNTVSSHTYTLLGNFSDNLVIKVAIPGPCKPVTPTPIPTTNIQTTTSTLTTGNSTELQLSEMENFPLTEMPNVTTTPAAPGCFIYRYGHYGTNITVVDGILEVKIVEMTNVEVSTSQTGNSIIDFVVTCQGSLPTDACTIVSDASCMIPQDIVCDSVPSSDQCLLTLRRTFQPGSYCVNITLSDSASLGLASTLVTVDGGSKPQRTLPSVLIPLALTAVAVVVGYVLYKKYKEYKPIANASEGRGGQGIAVYFSQVKDALFKRNNEHDPLLKKASII from the exons ATGCTGGCTGCAGTAGTGGAGGGGCTGGTGGTGCTCTGCCTGGTCTCAGGCATTCAGGGAGGAAAAC TGTTTCAGGATGTCATGGAGTTTGGAAGGGATCCTGGCTCTAGAGGGCAAAGTAACCATATAGATGGGTGGTCTCCTGATACCAACTCCTGGGATGAGAAACTCTACCCTGCCTGGAAGTCTGATGATGCCAGATGGGAAAACTGCTGGAGAG ATGGTAAAGTAAAGGCGTTGTTGACCAGTGACAGCCCTGCGCTGATAGGGTCAAATATCACTTTTGCTGTAACCCTGCAGTTTCCCAGATGTCAAAAAGAAAATGAGGATGGAGACATAGTGTATGAAAGAGGGTGTGGAAATT TCTCTTCCAGCATCCCGGTCCAATATGTGTATAACTGGACCAAGTGGGTAGATGTGTGTGGTGAAGGAAACTGCAGTTTTGCCAACAAGTTTCCTGATGGAAAACCATTCCCACATCACCCCAACTTGGGGCAAAGCAACTTCATTTACATCTTCTCAACTCAAG GCCAGTATTACCAACAGATTGGGAGACCTTCTGCTGTTCTGTCCATAAATACTACAAACATCACAGCTGGCACACAAATGATTGAGGTCGCTGTATACAGAAGAGGGGATCAGGAACATTACCCGGTTGCTAAAGCAAGTAGTATCTATGTTGTAACTG atcaaatTCCATTTCATGTGAACATTTTCCAGGAGAATGACAAGAATTCCTCAGACAACATCTTTATAAAGGATTCTCCAATTGAATTTAACATCCAAATCCATGATCCAAGCCACTACCTCAATAAATCTAAACTGACATTTGACTGGGACTATGGTGATGGGAGTGGATCATTTGCTTCCAAAAACACAGTTTCCAGCCATACATAtactctgcttggaaatttcagtGATAACTTGGTCATTAAAGTTGCCATTCCTGGTCCATGTAAACCTGTGACTCCTACTCCAATCCCTACAACAAATATACAAACTACCACCAGCACCTTAACTACTG GTAACTCCACAGAGCTACAACTGTCTGAGATGGAAAACTTTCCATTAACTGAAATGCCAAATGTTACCACTACTCCTGCTGCTCCTGGCTGTTTTATATACAGATATGGACATTACGGCACAAACATCACAGTTGTAG ATGGAATCCTTGAGGTTAAGATTGTGGAAATGACCAATGTTGAAGTATCTACATCTCAGACTGGAAACTCCATAATTGACTTTGTGGTGACTTGCCAAGGAAG CCTGCCTACAGATGCCTGCACCATAGTCTCAGATGCTAGTTGCATGATTCCCCAGGACATTGTCTGTGACTCGGTTCCATCTTCAGATCAATGCTTACTGACCCTAAGAAGAACCTTTCAGCCTGGATCTTACTGCGTCAATATTACACTGAGTGATAGTGCAAGTTTGGGCCTTGCTAGTACGCTGGTGACAGTAGATGGTG GCTCTAAACCCCAAAGGACTCTTCCTTCAGTACTTATTCCTCTAGCTTTGACTGCAGTTGCTGTGGTGGTTGGTTATGTCCTGTACAA gAAATACAAGGAATACAAACCAATAGCAAATGCTTCAGAAGGAAGGGGTGGTCAAGGAATCGCTGTGtacttcagtcaagtcaaagatGCTCTCTTCAAAAGAAACAATGAACATGATCCCCTTCTGAAAAAGGCTTCAATAATATAA
- the LOC130273277 gene encoding protein QNR-71-like isoform X4, producing the protein MFKLFQDVMEFGRDPGSRGQSNHIDGWSPDTNSWDEKLYPAWKSDDARWENCWRDGKVKALLTSDSPALIGSNITFAVTLQFPRCQKENEDGDIVYERGCGNFSSSIPVQYVYNWTKWVDVCGEGNCSFANKFPDGKPFPHHPNLGQSNFIYIFSTQGQYYQQIGRPSAVLSINTTNITAGTQMIEVAVYRRGDQEHYPVAKASSIYVVTDQIPFHVNIFQENDKNSSDNIFIKDSPIEFNIQIHDPSHYLNKSKLTFDWDYGDGSGSFASKNTVSSHTYTLLGNFSDNLVIKVAIPGPCKPVTPTPIPTTNIQTTTSTLTTGNSTELQLSEMENFPLTEMPNVTTTPAAPGCFIYRYGHYGTNITVVDGILEVKIVEMTNVEVSTSQTGNSIIDFVVTCQGSLPTDACTIVSDASCMIPQDIVCDSVPSSDQCLLTLRRTFQPGSYCVNITLSDSASLGLASTLVTVDGGSKPQRTLPSVLIPLALTAVAVVVGYVLYKKYKEYKPIANASEGRGGQGIAVYFSQVKDALFKRNNEHDPLLKKASII; encoded by the exons TGTTTCAGGATGTCATGGAGTTTGGAAGGGATCCTGGCTCTAGAGGGCAAAGTAACCATATAGATGGGTGGTCTCCTGATACCAACTCCTGGGATGAGAAACTCTACCCTGCCTGGAAGTCTGATGATGCCAGATGGGAAAACTGCTGGAGAG ATGGTAAAGTAAAGGCGTTGTTGACCAGTGACAGCCCTGCGCTGATAGGGTCAAATATCACTTTTGCTGTAACCCTGCAGTTTCCCAGATGTCAAAAAGAAAATGAGGATGGAGACATAGTGTATGAAAGAGGGTGTGGAAATT TCTCTTCCAGCATCCCGGTCCAATATGTGTATAACTGGACCAAGTGGGTAGATGTGTGTGGTGAAGGAAACTGCAGTTTTGCCAACAAGTTTCCTGATGGAAAACCATTCCCACATCACCCCAACTTGGGGCAAAGCAACTTCATTTACATCTTCTCAACTCAAG GCCAGTATTACCAACAGATTGGGAGACCTTCTGCTGTTCTGTCCATAAATACTACAAACATCACAGCTGGCACACAAATGATTGAGGTCGCTGTATACAGAAGAGGGGATCAGGAACATTACCCGGTTGCTAAAGCAAGTAGTATCTATGTTGTAACTG atcaaatTCCATTTCATGTGAACATTTTCCAGGAGAATGACAAGAATTCCTCAGACAACATCTTTATAAAGGATTCTCCAATTGAATTTAACATCCAAATCCATGATCCAAGCCACTACCTCAATAAATCTAAACTGACATTTGACTGGGACTATGGTGATGGGAGTGGATCATTTGCTTCCAAAAACACAGTTTCCAGCCATACATAtactctgcttggaaatttcagtGATAACTTGGTCATTAAAGTTGCCATTCCTGGTCCATGTAAACCTGTGACTCCTACTCCAATCCCTACAACAAATATACAAACTACCACCAGCACCTTAACTACTG GTAACTCCACAGAGCTACAACTGTCTGAGATGGAAAACTTTCCATTAACTGAAATGCCAAATGTTACCACTACTCCTGCTGCTCCTGGCTGTTTTATATACAGATATGGACATTACGGCACAAACATCACAGTTGTAG ATGGAATCCTTGAGGTTAAGATTGTGGAAATGACCAATGTTGAAGTATCTACATCTCAGACTGGAAACTCCATAATTGACTTTGTGGTGACTTGCCAAGGAAG CCTGCCTACAGATGCCTGCACCATAGTCTCAGATGCTAGTTGCATGATTCCCCAGGACATTGTCTGTGACTCGGTTCCATCTTCAGATCAATGCTTACTGACCCTAAGAAGAACCTTTCAGCCTGGATCTTACTGCGTCAATATTACACTGAGTGATAGTGCAAGTTTGGGCCTTGCTAGTACGCTGGTGACAGTAGATGGTG GCTCTAAACCCCAAAGGACTCTTCCTTCAGTACTTATTCCTCTAGCTTTGACTGCAGTTGCTGTGGTGGTTGGTTATGTCCTGTACAA gAAATACAAGGAATACAAACCAATAGCAAATGCTTCAGAAGGAAGGGGTGGTCAAGGAATCGCTGTGtacttcagtcaagtcaaagatGCTCTCTTCAAAAGAAACAATGAACATGATCCCCTTCTGAAAAAGGCTTCAATAATATAA
- the LOC130273277 gene encoding protein QNR-71-like isoform X5, whose product MFQDVMEFGRDPGSRGQSNHIDGWSPDTNSWDEKLYPAWKSDDARWENCWRDGKVKALLTSDSPALIGSNITFAVTLQFPRCQKENEDGDIVYERGCGNFSSSIPVQYVYNWTKWVDVCGEGNCSFANKFPDGKPFPHHPNLGQSNFIYIFSTQGQYYQQIGRPSAVLSINTTNITAGTQMIEVAVYRRGDQEHYPVAKASSIYVVTDQIPFHVNIFQENDKNSSDNIFIKDSPIEFNIQIHDPSHYLNKSKLTFDWDYGDGSGSFASKNTVSSHTYTLLGNFSDNLVIKVAIPGPCKPVTPTPIPTTNIQTTTSTLTTGNSTELQLSEMENFPLTEMPNVTTTPAAPGCFIYRYGHYGTNITVVDGILEVKIVEMTNVEVSTSQTGNSIIDFVVTCQGSLPTDACTIVSDASCMIPQDIVCDSVPSSDQCLLTLRRTFQPGSYCVNITLSDSASLGLASTLVTVDGGSKPQRTLPSVLIPLALTAVAVVVGYVLYKKYKEYKPIANASEGRGGQGIAVYFSQVKDALFKRNNEHDPLLKKASII is encoded by the exons TGTTTCAGGATGTCATGGAGTTTGGAAGGGATCCTGGCTCTAGAGGGCAAAGTAACCATATAGATGGGTGGTCTCCTGATACCAACTCCTGGGATGAGAAACTCTACCCTGCCTGGAAGTCTGATGATGCCAGATGGGAAAACTGCTGGAGAG ATGGTAAAGTAAAGGCGTTGTTGACCAGTGACAGCCCTGCGCTGATAGGGTCAAATATCACTTTTGCTGTAACCCTGCAGTTTCCCAGATGTCAAAAAGAAAATGAGGATGGAGACATAGTGTATGAAAGAGGGTGTGGAAATT TCTCTTCCAGCATCCCGGTCCAATATGTGTATAACTGGACCAAGTGGGTAGATGTGTGTGGTGAAGGAAACTGCAGTTTTGCCAACAAGTTTCCTGATGGAAAACCATTCCCACATCACCCCAACTTGGGGCAAAGCAACTTCATTTACATCTTCTCAACTCAAG GCCAGTATTACCAACAGATTGGGAGACCTTCTGCTGTTCTGTCCATAAATACTACAAACATCACAGCTGGCACACAAATGATTGAGGTCGCTGTATACAGAAGAGGGGATCAGGAACATTACCCGGTTGCTAAAGCAAGTAGTATCTATGTTGTAACTG atcaaatTCCATTTCATGTGAACATTTTCCAGGAGAATGACAAGAATTCCTCAGACAACATCTTTATAAAGGATTCTCCAATTGAATTTAACATCCAAATCCATGATCCAAGCCACTACCTCAATAAATCTAAACTGACATTTGACTGGGACTATGGTGATGGGAGTGGATCATTTGCTTCCAAAAACACAGTTTCCAGCCATACATAtactctgcttggaaatttcagtGATAACTTGGTCATTAAAGTTGCCATTCCTGGTCCATGTAAACCTGTGACTCCTACTCCAATCCCTACAACAAATATACAAACTACCACCAGCACCTTAACTACTG GTAACTCCACAGAGCTACAACTGTCTGAGATGGAAAACTTTCCATTAACTGAAATGCCAAATGTTACCACTACTCCTGCTGCTCCTGGCTGTTTTATATACAGATATGGACATTACGGCACAAACATCACAGTTGTAG ATGGAATCCTTGAGGTTAAGATTGTGGAAATGACCAATGTTGAAGTATCTACATCTCAGACTGGAAACTCCATAATTGACTTTGTGGTGACTTGCCAAGGAAG CCTGCCTACAGATGCCTGCACCATAGTCTCAGATGCTAGTTGCATGATTCCCCAGGACATTGTCTGTGACTCGGTTCCATCTTCAGATCAATGCTTACTGACCCTAAGAAGAACCTTTCAGCCTGGATCTTACTGCGTCAATATTACACTGAGTGATAGTGCAAGTTTGGGCCTTGCTAGTACGCTGGTGACAGTAGATGGTG GCTCTAAACCCCAAAGGACTCTTCCTTCAGTACTTATTCCTCTAGCTTTGACTGCAGTTGCTGTGGTGGTTGGTTATGTCCTGTACAA gAAATACAAGGAATACAAACCAATAGCAAATGCTTCAGAAGGAAGGGGTGGTCAAGGAATCGCTGTGtacttcagtcaagtcaaagatGCTCTCTTCAAAAGAAACAATGAACATGATCCCCTTCTGAAAAAGGCTTCAATAATATAA
- the LOC130273277 gene encoding protein QNR-71-like isoform X1 — protein sequence MKCPPGTRTAWKCAVSIDGNAFPSGIRRNNKQVHGACRNLDLPGWKISCVFQDVMEFGRDPGSRGQSNHIDGWSPDTNSWDEKLYPAWKSDDARWENCWRDGKVKALLTSDSPALIGSNITFAVTLQFPRCQKENEDGDIVYERGCGNFSSSIPVQYVYNWTKWVDVCGEGNCSFANKFPDGKPFPHHPNLGQSNFIYIFSTQGQYYQQIGRPSAVLSINTTNITAGTQMIEVAVYRRGDQEHYPVAKASSIYVVTDQIPFHVNIFQENDKNSSDNIFIKDSPIEFNIQIHDPSHYLNKSKLTFDWDYGDGSGSFASKNTVSSHTYTLLGNFSDNLVIKVAIPGPCKPVTPTPIPTTNIQTTTSTLTTGNSTELQLSEMENFPLTEMPNVTTTPAAPGCFIYRYGHYGTNITVVDGILEVKIVEMTNVEVSTSQTGNSIIDFVVTCQGSLPTDACTIVSDASCMIPQDIVCDSVPSSDQCLLTLRRTFQPGSYCVNITLSDSASLGLASTLVTVDGGSKPQRTLPSVLIPLALTAVAVVVGYVLYKKYKEYKPIANASEGRGGQGIAVYFSQVKDALFKRNNEHDPLLKKASII from the exons TGTTTCAGGATGTCATGGAGTTTGGAAGGGATCCTGGCTCTAGAGGGCAAAGTAACCATATAGATGGGTGGTCTCCTGATACCAACTCCTGGGATGAGAAACTCTACCCTGCCTGGAAGTCTGATGATGCCAGATGGGAAAACTGCTGGAGAG ATGGTAAAGTAAAGGCGTTGTTGACCAGTGACAGCCCTGCGCTGATAGGGTCAAATATCACTTTTGCTGTAACCCTGCAGTTTCCCAGATGTCAAAAAGAAAATGAGGATGGAGACATAGTGTATGAAAGAGGGTGTGGAAATT TCTCTTCCAGCATCCCGGTCCAATATGTGTATAACTGGACCAAGTGGGTAGATGTGTGTGGTGAAGGAAACTGCAGTTTTGCCAACAAGTTTCCTGATGGAAAACCATTCCCACATCACCCCAACTTGGGGCAAAGCAACTTCATTTACATCTTCTCAACTCAAG GCCAGTATTACCAACAGATTGGGAGACCTTCTGCTGTTCTGTCCATAAATACTACAAACATCACAGCTGGCACACAAATGATTGAGGTCGCTGTATACAGAAGAGGGGATCAGGAACATTACCCGGTTGCTAAAGCAAGTAGTATCTATGTTGTAACTG atcaaatTCCATTTCATGTGAACATTTTCCAGGAGAATGACAAGAATTCCTCAGACAACATCTTTATAAAGGATTCTCCAATTGAATTTAACATCCAAATCCATGATCCAAGCCACTACCTCAATAAATCTAAACTGACATTTGACTGGGACTATGGTGATGGGAGTGGATCATTTGCTTCCAAAAACACAGTTTCCAGCCATACATAtactctgcttggaaatttcagtGATAACTTGGTCATTAAAGTTGCCATTCCTGGTCCATGTAAACCTGTGACTCCTACTCCAATCCCTACAACAAATATACAAACTACCACCAGCACCTTAACTACTG GTAACTCCACAGAGCTACAACTGTCTGAGATGGAAAACTTTCCATTAACTGAAATGCCAAATGTTACCACTACTCCTGCTGCTCCTGGCTGTTTTATATACAGATATGGACATTACGGCACAAACATCACAGTTGTAG ATGGAATCCTTGAGGTTAAGATTGTGGAAATGACCAATGTTGAAGTATCTACATCTCAGACTGGAAACTCCATAATTGACTTTGTGGTGACTTGCCAAGGAAG CCTGCCTACAGATGCCTGCACCATAGTCTCAGATGCTAGTTGCATGATTCCCCAGGACATTGTCTGTGACTCGGTTCCATCTTCAGATCAATGCTTACTGACCCTAAGAAGAACCTTTCAGCCTGGATCTTACTGCGTCAATATTACACTGAGTGATAGTGCAAGTTTGGGCCTTGCTAGTACGCTGGTGACAGTAGATGGTG GCTCTAAACCCCAAAGGACTCTTCCTTCAGTACTTATTCCTCTAGCTTTGACTGCAGTTGCTGTGGTGGTTGGTTATGTCCTGTACAA gAAATACAAGGAATACAAACCAATAGCAAATGCTTCAGAAGGAAGGGGTGGTCAAGGAATCGCTGTGtacttcagtcaagtcaaagatGCTCTCTTCAAAAGAAACAATGAACATGATCCCCTTCTGAAAAAGGCTTCAATAATATAA
- the LOC130273277 gene encoding protein QNR-71-like isoform X3 has protein sequence MFPWVIWSASREEPPDPMFQDVMEFGRDPGSRGQSNHIDGWSPDTNSWDEKLYPAWKSDDARWENCWRDGKVKALLTSDSPALIGSNITFAVTLQFPRCQKENEDGDIVYERGCGNFSSSIPVQYVYNWTKWVDVCGEGNCSFANKFPDGKPFPHHPNLGQSNFIYIFSTQGQYYQQIGRPSAVLSINTTNITAGTQMIEVAVYRRGDQEHYPVAKASSIYVVTDQIPFHVNIFQENDKNSSDNIFIKDSPIEFNIQIHDPSHYLNKSKLTFDWDYGDGSGSFASKNTVSSHTYTLLGNFSDNLVIKVAIPGPCKPVTPTPIPTTNIQTTTSTLTTGNSTELQLSEMENFPLTEMPNVTTTPAAPGCFIYRYGHYGTNITVVDGILEVKIVEMTNVEVSTSQTGNSIIDFVVTCQGSLPTDACTIVSDASCMIPQDIVCDSVPSSDQCLLTLRRTFQPGSYCVNITLSDSASLGLASTLVTVDGGSKPQRTLPSVLIPLALTAVAVVVGYVLYKKYKEYKPIANASEGRGGQGIAVYFSQVKDALFKRNNEHDPLLKKASII, from the exons TGTTTCAGGATGTCATGGAGTTTGGAAGGGATCCTGGCTCTAGAGGGCAAAGTAACCATATAGATGGGTGGTCTCCTGATACCAACTCCTGGGATGAGAAACTCTACCCTGCCTGGAAGTCTGATGATGCCAGATGGGAAAACTGCTGGAGAG ATGGTAAAGTAAAGGCGTTGTTGACCAGTGACAGCCCTGCGCTGATAGGGTCAAATATCACTTTTGCTGTAACCCTGCAGTTTCCCAGATGTCAAAAAGAAAATGAGGATGGAGACATAGTGTATGAAAGAGGGTGTGGAAATT TCTCTTCCAGCATCCCGGTCCAATATGTGTATAACTGGACCAAGTGGGTAGATGTGTGTGGTGAAGGAAACTGCAGTTTTGCCAACAAGTTTCCTGATGGAAAACCATTCCCACATCACCCCAACTTGGGGCAAAGCAACTTCATTTACATCTTCTCAACTCAAG GCCAGTATTACCAACAGATTGGGAGACCTTCTGCTGTTCTGTCCATAAATACTACAAACATCACAGCTGGCACACAAATGATTGAGGTCGCTGTATACAGAAGAGGGGATCAGGAACATTACCCGGTTGCTAAAGCAAGTAGTATCTATGTTGTAACTG atcaaatTCCATTTCATGTGAACATTTTCCAGGAGAATGACAAGAATTCCTCAGACAACATCTTTATAAAGGATTCTCCAATTGAATTTAACATCCAAATCCATGATCCAAGCCACTACCTCAATAAATCTAAACTGACATTTGACTGGGACTATGGTGATGGGAGTGGATCATTTGCTTCCAAAAACACAGTTTCCAGCCATACATAtactctgcttggaaatttcagtGATAACTTGGTCATTAAAGTTGCCATTCCTGGTCCATGTAAACCTGTGACTCCTACTCCAATCCCTACAACAAATATACAAACTACCACCAGCACCTTAACTACTG GTAACTCCACAGAGCTACAACTGTCTGAGATGGAAAACTTTCCATTAACTGAAATGCCAAATGTTACCACTACTCCTGCTGCTCCTGGCTGTTTTATATACAGATATGGACATTACGGCACAAACATCACAGTTGTAG ATGGAATCCTTGAGGTTAAGATTGTGGAAATGACCAATGTTGAAGTATCTACATCTCAGACTGGAAACTCCATAATTGACTTTGTGGTGACTTGCCAAGGAAG CCTGCCTACAGATGCCTGCACCATAGTCTCAGATGCTAGTTGCATGATTCCCCAGGACATTGTCTGTGACTCGGTTCCATCTTCAGATCAATGCTTACTGACCCTAAGAAGAACCTTTCAGCCTGGATCTTACTGCGTCAATATTACACTGAGTGATAGTGCAAGTTTGGGCCTTGCTAGTACGCTGGTGACAGTAGATGGTG GCTCTAAACCCCAAAGGACTCTTCCTTCAGTACTTATTCCTCTAGCTTTGACTGCAGTTGCTGTGGTGGTTGGTTATGTCCTGTACAA gAAATACAAGGAATACAAACCAATAGCAAATGCTTCAGAAGGAAGGGGTGGTCAAGGAATCGCTGTGtacttcagtcaagtcaaagatGCTCTCTTCAAAAGAAACAATGAACATGATCCCCTTCTGAAAAAGGCTTCAATAATATAA
- the LOC130273277 gene encoding protein QNR-71-like isoform X6, which translates to MEFGRDPGSRGQSNHIDGWSPDTNSWDEKLYPAWKSDDARWENCWRDGKVKALLTSDSPALIGSNITFAVTLQFPRCQKENEDGDIVYERGCGNFSSSIPVQYVYNWTKWVDVCGEGNCSFANKFPDGKPFPHHPNLGQSNFIYIFSTQGQYYQQIGRPSAVLSINTTNITAGTQMIEVAVYRRGDQEHYPVAKASSIYVVTDQIPFHVNIFQENDKNSSDNIFIKDSPIEFNIQIHDPSHYLNKSKLTFDWDYGDGSGSFASKNTVSSHTYTLLGNFSDNLVIKVAIPGPCKPVTPTPIPTTNIQTTTSTLTTGNSTELQLSEMENFPLTEMPNVTTTPAAPGCFIYRYGHYGTNITVVDGILEVKIVEMTNVEVSTSQTGNSIIDFVVTCQGSLPTDACTIVSDASCMIPQDIVCDSVPSSDQCLLTLRRTFQPGSYCVNITLSDSASLGLASTLVTVDGGSKPQRTLPSVLIPLALTAVAVVVGYVLYKKYKEYKPIANASEGRGGQGIAVYFSQVKDALFKRNNEHDPLLKKASII; encoded by the exons ATGGAGTTTGGAAGGGATCCTGGCTCTAGAGGGCAAAGTAACCATATAGATGGGTGGTCTCCTGATACCAACTCCTGGGATGAGAAACTCTACCCTGCCTGGAAGTCTGATGATGCCAGATGGGAAAACTGCTGGAGAG ATGGTAAAGTAAAGGCGTTGTTGACCAGTGACAGCCCTGCGCTGATAGGGTCAAATATCACTTTTGCTGTAACCCTGCAGTTTCCCAGATGTCAAAAAGAAAATGAGGATGGAGACATAGTGTATGAAAGAGGGTGTGGAAATT TCTCTTCCAGCATCCCGGTCCAATATGTGTATAACTGGACCAAGTGGGTAGATGTGTGTGGTGAAGGAAACTGCAGTTTTGCCAACAAGTTTCCTGATGGAAAACCATTCCCACATCACCCCAACTTGGGGCAAAGCAACTTCATTTACATCTTCTCAACTCAAG GCCAGTATTACCAACAGATTGGGAGACCTTCTGCTGTTCTGTCCATAAATACTACAAACATCACAGCTGGCACACAAATGATTGAGGTCGCTGTATACAGAAGAGGGGATCAGGAACATTACCCGGTTGCTAAAGCAAGTAGTATCTATGTTGTAACTG atcaaatTCCATTTCATGTGAACATTTTCCAGGAGAATGACAAGAATTCCTCAGACAACATCTTTATAAAGGATTCTCCAATTGAATTTAACATCCAAATCCATGATCCAAGCCACTACCTCAATAAATCTAAACTGACATTTGACTGGGACTATGGTGATGGGAGTGGATCATTTGCTTCCAAAAACACAGTTTCCAGCCATACATAtactctgcttggaaatttcagtGATAACTTGGTCATTAAAGTTGCCATTCCTGGTCCATGTAAACCTGTGACTCCTACTCCAATCCCTACAACAAATATACAAACTACCACCAGCACCTTAACTACTG GTAACTCCACAGAGCTACAACTGTCTGAGATGGAAAACTTTCCATTAACTGAAATGCCAAATGTTACCACTACTCCTGCTGCTCCTGGCTGTTTTATATACAGATATGGACATTACGGCACAAACATCACAGTTGTAG ATGGAATCCTTGAGGTTAAGATTGTGGAAATGACCAATGTTGAAGTATCTACATCTCAGACTGGAAACTCCATAATTGACTTTGTGGTGACTTGCCAAGGAAG CCTGCCTACAGATGCCTGCACCATAGTCTCAGATGCTAGTTGCATGATTCCCCAGGACATTGTCTGTGACTCGGTTCCATCTTCAGATCAATGCTTACTGACCCTAAGAAGAACCTTTCAGCCTGGATCTTACTGCGTCAATATTACACTGAGTGATAGTGCAAGTTTGGGCCTTGCTAGTACGCTGGTGACAGTAGATGGTG GCTCTAAACCCCAAAGGACTCTTCCTTCAGTACTTATTCCTCTAGCTTTGACTGCAGTTGCTGTGGTGGTTGGTTATGTCCTGTACAA gAAATACAAGGAATACAAACCAATAGCAAATGCTTCAGAAGGAAGGGGTGGTCAAGGAATCGCTGTGtacttcagtcaagtcaaagatGCTCTCTTCAAAAGAAACAATGAACATGATCCCCTTCTGAAAAAGGCTTCAATAATATAA